The Streptomyces sp. NBC_00490 genome includes a region encoding these proteins:
- a CDS encoding nitroreductase/quinone reductase family protein — protein MSQTTARPEDEAALSSWSATRPQMEDTNPLVQAFTRFNVYLYSKPPNKYVKKVNKSFLHLHLFLYRKSRGKIMGHFGRLDAMLLTTTGRKTGLARTLPVGYVYDNGRYIVCAAPGHFDVPGGPQASHPAWFHNVRATPQVTVDIGPEQFPATVRILAGDERDRRWREFCEVFPFIAEFQKRAARPIPVLEITPDDLDPQEL, from the coding sequence CCCAGACCACCGCACGACCCGAGGACGAGGCGGCGCTGTCCTCCTGGTCCGCCACCCGCCCCCAGATGGAGGACACCAACCCGCTGGTGCAGGCGTTCACCCGCTTCAACGTCTACCTGTACTCCAAGCCGCCGAACAAGTACGTCAAGAAGGTCAACAAGTCCTTCCTGCACCTGCATCTGTTCCTGTACCGCAAGTCCCGCGGAAAGATCATGGGGCACTTCGGGCGCCTCGACGCGATGCTGCTGACCACCACCGGCCGCAAGACCGGCCTGGCACGCACCCTGCCGGTCGGCTACGTCTACGACAACGGCCGCTACATCGTGTGCGCCGCCCCCGGCCACTTCGACGTGCCCGGCGGCCCGCAGGCCAGCCACCCCGCCTGGTTCCACAACGTGCGCGCCACCCCGCAGGTGACCGTGGACATCGGCCCCGAGCAGTTCCCGGCCACCGTGCGGATCCTCGCCGGCGACGAACGCGACCGCAGGTGGCGCGAGTTCTGCGAGGTCTTCCCGTTCATCGCCGAGTTCCAGAAGCGCGCCGCCCGCCCCATCCCGGTCCTGGAGATCACCCCCGACGACCTCGACCCGCAAGAGCTCTGA